TctaattatatgaaataaaccaacaaacaataaaccaaatataaaactaaaatatatatttcttacatattttagttaatttcaagcttgaaatgttcTATTGTCAGATAATTCTGcccattttaagcatttatttctagaaaataGCAAAATTATTGCCatagaataagaaaatctaaagcttaaaattagaacatatgtctagaaataggtttaataatcttatatttggtttattgtcaTCATATAATAGGAAACACTagataaatgtaactataatcaAGATAGTTTCGCTTGAAGATGTCATTAATTGCAGTCTGTTTATTGCTAATAGGTGTCACCAAATCTCCATTTTGTCCAATGTATGTGTTCCAGTGCCTTAACAAGTGTCCAGATTACTCTAGAAAAAAACCTGATTCAATTCTGatgttgtatttttaaagtttttatttgacTCGCCCTTACATTTGAAGCAGATTGAATGATGAACCATTTTAGCTCCATGTTATGTGTAAAAGCGTCCGTCTCTCCAGTCCATCTGACAACTAGTGGTGTAAACATCAGGCTCCTACACGATACAATACGATTTAGATTCCTAACGCAACAATTCGGTATTTGGCGATTCCACTGAGTCTGCTAGGACttaatacaattaatacaaCAGAGTTCTAagcaaatcaccttgctagcttATTTACACAGCAGGTTAAACATGGGAATTCTTACACACCAGCTGtctgttcattttcattaataatcaatttataatcAGTTATAATAACTTATTTATGATCGCTGCCTTTCAAATCGATGTTTCGATCTAATTCATTCAAACTTTACACCTCTACTGACAATACAAACTTCATTCTGCCAAACCTAACATGGTCCATGATTTtgaacaataatataataacaccACATGAAACtgaattattttgcattaaaaaaaactaaaaacaaagaacatttcAAGTTGGTGGCCAATTGTTATGAACTGATTTGCATATTCTAGAGTAGATTAGAGCAATCAGATTTCAACTGCAGTTAAGACCAGTGCTGATGCAATTCGTTCATGGGTGCAGGTGAACACATAAGGGCCCCAACCCTGCCCAATACCACCACCAGTGCACATACATAAACTAAAAGCAAAATCAAACTCTAACATATATCTTCTTTAGTAAAGACAATTCGTtctttaaagacaaaaaacataggTCTACGATAAAGCTGAACTTGTTTTTTCTCATGCAAATCTTGTGATTATATATATCTGAAGTCCACCTGTCTTGGGTCATTGTTATTCCTTGAAGCACATCAGCAGATGTCGTGGTGTCCTGGTCAGTGTTGTAGTCAGTATGGGCAGGATCCATAGAGCCGCACGGGTCAGTGTTGTCACCATGATGAGCCGCATGGGTGGATATAACCTTAGGCATAAGGTTACCAAAAAcaagttattattaataataataataattaataataataataataataataataataataataataataataatagtaataataataataataataatatttcctagtattctgtttctgttttttccattttttcatgGCACAATTTATATTTGTGCATCATTTTTGCATACCTTGGTGAACTAATCGGTTTAGGTCTACAGGGTGGCACATGATATTTTGTTACACAATAGCAGCTAAAACAAGGGCACAATCAGACAATTACAATGGTCAGATCATTTTGAAAGTAAATGTTATTGCTTCTGGAAGATAGAGGGCAAGCCCTCCCCTgacataaatatttacattacttttttttttttttttttaatttaaatcacatAAGCTTTCATATGTATTTCAAAAATTGcctacataaaaatattattttattcctgtCAGCAATGGGCCCCTTTATGGCCCCAGGTGCAGTAGCACCCCTTGTACCCCCTGTTGTGCTGGCTCTCCTTAAGACACATCTGACTACAAGTGTAAATGCGTAAGCTTGAAATCTTGTCAGGACTTAGTCTAGACACAAGAGGTGTAAAACAATCATGTGTAAACAGAGTCTTAGATTTATTCTTTTCTCTGACAGTTTCATCCAAAATGGCTTACAGATTTGGAAGAATCCATTCCAAGTACAAAGTTGAGTAGTTGAAGTCGGATCTTAAGGAATACGAACGTCTTAGCTCATCGGTTGAGCTTGGAGTACAGGGAAAATTAGATGAATTCTGGTTTTGGCCAAACTATTCCTTCAACTCTTAAGCTACCACAATATAGACATTTATGCAACAGCGCTGTTGacttctcaaatctgattggtcagaaggtgttggttagttttctataacagcagctctgacaatagtgttAGCTTCaggacaaatcacaggtttatattaatgcgtttaAATATGATACCATTTATATAGTAACAGTGAGTTCTtagttaacaaagaaaaacatctaactgttgatatggtgaagctttctgtggagacgtttatttaatattttctgaagGGGTTTTGGGTGTCAGCGTTTTTGTTCCTTTaggttttttgttcatttaggTTTTCCACAATGGGAAAGGCAGACATTGTGTTTTATGGTTTCCTGGTAAGCAAggattgtgggtttttttttttttgttgttgttgtttatgaaCATCAACACAAATTGAatgaacaactgtttatagttgctataacttaagtgacaacaggaactagcttgttccatgttattaaatgtaactataagcagatgaaaagtatgatgtgtagttctttaataaatgaaaaaatgtaatcgttggcaaattgttgtggtataagaggaataaaacctttAGGGATCCAATAACTGcacatcctggagtgttttatccTCTACAAACTACATGTATAACAATAAAGAAAGTTCAGTATGATGATGCCTTACCAAAACAGCTTTCATAACCATATttccataaatttaaaatacatacaCCTAAAAGGGATGAATCAGTAATAGATGGCTGGATATAAATtaacaataagacaaaaacatgttctacaaaactgaaaaacactACAAAAGAGATCATGTAAATACTACAACCTCCaggctgcacacacaccactgactgATGATGTTAAGCATGTGGACTTTTGATGCCATCTTGTGGggaaattattaatatatgacACCATTTTGGAAATGTCATTTGTTCTGACTAAGCCAGAGTCCCTGGCTGACAAAAATAGATTATAAAACAGTTCATTGTGTCAAATTAGGAGTTTActgttaaaaatgaagaaaacaaaaaaagcatattattcCAGTAGGTCATTTAGCATGTCAGGCTTCACAGATGTTTATAATGACAAGTTTcaaaaatggataaatattcCCATGGttcaaagtggggtctggggAGCCCCTGGGGAGCCCCTGTGGCCTGTGACCAACCCACACACTCTTTCTGCCATTTCAGCTCTAAATCTGCCAGATTGCTTGGTCAATCTTTGCTCATTGTAACTGACACCCTGTTATAATTCTGCCAGATTTCATATATTGCCATTATTTAAGGGCTAGAGATTGAGGACATCATGGCAAATCTTCTTGCTTTTGGTTCTTctgaaactatttttttttttattgccttaAGGTTTCCATTGTTAtcttaatgcattttaaattctgttgaaatactaatgACCTCTTCTGAGTAACCAAAGTTTTTAAAAACGTTGCTTTTTGACATAGGTAAGCCAATTTTCCATTGAATCGCTCTgctttctagatgttgcacaatcaCAGCCCCATTTTACTCCAGAGAGTTATTATTTCACCTCGTGGTCAAAAATGGGCATTGCAGCAAGCACTAACAGATCCATAAGGGCAcaaatcacgctgccccatgttCAGGGGGAAGAGCTGCAAACTTAACGGATAATGGGATTGCCACGATGGACTAAGTTTAAAAATTCTATGAAGCCactaatatctttttttatagcaaataattagaattaaatctaataaagtgcagacagtgtgtctattatgtacagaaccattttgATAGTAAGATATATGAAACTGAAAAATACTACAAAACTGattgagagaggaaaaggaggagaaTGGAGTGGATAATGCCCGTTCATCAGAAATGTGTACACCACAGTTTCCTTGTTTCCCATGAAaagatttggggaaaaaagaagaaaaatgtgtgtccTTTTTCCATTACCTGATTCTTTGTGGACTAGTTTTGAAGGAAAAggttaaaaatcacattatttaacaaagaaaacatctaATTGTCAATacaaagctttctgtaaggagatgattatttaacatttttggaaggagtctccagtgtcagtgctttgcaataGCTGAAACTGCGCCATAGGAAAGCCTTCAGGATGGAAGACGTTGTGCCTTGGGGTTTCTTTTTATCAagttcttattaacttcaaatgaAAATTAAGGAATGGCTaattatagctgctgtaacataagcaataacaggatttaacttgtttcactgatgttccaTAACTTAAATGTAAccaaaaactgataaaaaaaagtcattttttttttttttttagtgtattatTACTTACTCTATCATTATATGCTATAAGCTTGTAACTTACTCTATATACATATTTCACATATTAGTAATACAGAGAGAGGAATTTATATGTGATCATCCACATGgtgaaagcaaaaaataaagtgGTATCACAAATTCACAACAAGAGAGTttacttatattttaattaGATTTGCACAACAATTAAAGGACCACCACTCATTAGGGTTCAAATTTGGGCTTCAATACTTGAAATGAGCTTTTGAAGGTTAAGCTGATGACTGTACAAATGACTTGTAGGAGATGAGTGTGCATTTATGAATAGCTTGTTTGTGGAAGTATACATTTTCCAGCCCCTTATTTATTAGCAACAAACTGACAAAGACTAGAAACAGATTACagagaaaacacatcagatattaattcagaaaaatgtacaaaatgtctCAGTTGTGCAGctaagagaaaaacaaatcacacCAAATCTGTAATAAATTAAGCTCTAAAATGGCAACATCCACCTGTTAAATTAAAAGTGATTACTGTTTCATTAGGACCAACATACTTACTTAGTAAGATCGTAATAGTAAAAACAGTATAACATTCTAGATGTAAATAGGTAAGGCTTTCCTAATATGTAGTTAAAATGAAATTGTTGCCcttttattataaaacagcacAGATATATGCATAAAGGACTGAGAGtttggggggggaaaaaaacatacaaaaggtGCTAAAGCAGGATTTTTTCACGTTCATCAAAATGCTTCTCGTGGGTTTATGCGATACAATGTAAGAGCTACATCCTGATCAACCCGAGTGGAAGAAAAGTCCTGCACGTACACATTATAAGTTCTTAAGTGTAGGTCTGACACTTGACTGCAGTTGggcagttattattgtgttgtCATGTGTTAGAGTTGTCAGAGTGTTTATTTGGGTAATGTAACCACGCTAGGTGGATAATGCTAAAATCAGCACACAGGAGTGTTTCATTTTCCACTAGTGTTCTTTCAAGTGTCTCTTAAAGCTGCCCACCTGAATATTTGTCCATCAGAAGAGAAAAGGCACTGTGGAGAAAAAATATGGCACTCAAATTATATGTTCAGTCAAAATGTTTTTAGTACACTTCCTGGAAACCTTTTCCCCCATGAACATGTCTATATCATATTTCTCAAACCTGAAAACATTCTAAAATGGCCATCCACTTGGCCAGTGTGTTTTCCCAAGACTATTAATCAACATGTACTTAAACATAAAAACCCATCTCAATGCATTTACTTACGACATTTGCaaagtcatttaaaattttcaaatgCGAATCATGTGTAAGTAACcgattaaataaaaacacataacaTAATGAGATAGTAAGTGGTTATGGACACATTTAATAGTTTCAAAACTTAGTTTCAATTCAGTGTACTCAAAACTTTGACTGATATGGTGTACATTAAACTCTATTCCCCATGAGTGCTCAACTTTTCACTGGCCTGAAAAAGCCTCTAATGCAAAAACTGCAGGACTTAATGGTTTGGAGCTACAGATTCTTGCACACTAGCGCCACCTGCTATGCAGAAGCTTCAATAGTCTGTGAAGCCTTTTGCCAGTCTGGGTCATTCTGAATGTGTAATAACAGTGAGTCAAAGCCATTTGTGTAATAATGTTGAACATGTTTCGACACTCATGCAAAAGCCTTCAACAGAATTTAACTCAATGATTCACATTTCACAGACCAGAACCAACATGTGGTCcgatatttttaatgattataacTAAAGTCCAGTTGCTTTGACTTATGACTACTAGACACTCAGTATGTCCTGGATGACTAAAAACCTTGATAGACTAATAGAGCTTCTGCACAGCTCCAGTAAGTCCATAAAAAGTCCATTAGGCAGCTTTAAATAGTCCATGGACTGACTTCGCCATAACATCCAGCTGTTACAAACAACAGCGACTGCCAGAGCGTGGCTTCCTGCGTAAATCCACAACGTCTGAGGGCATGATGTGTGTTTGACGATCCTCCAGTGCCAACACACGTCTTGCAGCCTCTTCAAAAGCCTCAGCGACGTTTGTTGCGTCCTTGGCACTAGTTTCGAAATACGGGTGGCCGCCGTTCTCATAACACCACCTCTGCGCCTCTTCGATGGAAACCTGCCGCTCCGCCACATCGACTTTATTGCCAAGAATGATGAAAGGAAAGCTGTCGGGCTCTTTTACATCAGCGTAGTAGGCAAACTCCTTCCTCCAGTGGCTGAGGTTGAGGAAGCTTTGTGCGTCGTCCACACCGAACGTGAGAAGGCAGCAGTCAGAGCCGCGGTAGAATGGCGTCCGCAGGCTGCGGAAGCGCTCCTGACCGGCAGTGTCCCAAATCTGCAGGGTCACCCGCCGCCCGTCCACCTCCAGCTCTTTGTTGAGGAATTCGACGCCGATGGTGTGGAAGAGGTGTGCGTCAAACTTGTCCGACACGTAGCGGTTCATGAGGGATGACTTTCCCACGCCACCGTCCCCGAGCAGGATCACCTTTAATAGAGACGACTTGGCTGCCATGGTGAGGAGATAAATGTGAAACCTGAGACAAGAAAAGACATTTAGGGAACCAACTGTTAGCAAGAAGTTAACTGGGTTAAAATTGGGAATGCTCCTGCTGATGTAGTGATACAACACAGCAGCCTGtgaacaattattattattattttatttatttattatatatatttatcttttttccccccaacattttggtcacttgccaattcccacccactagccagctctcTACAACAGCTACAAGCCGGGAACGGTGAAAGCTACCACATGCTTtttctgagacacgtgaagcctaACACATGCTTTTTCTGAGACATATGAAGCCTGCCAAGCCAATAAATTGCATCTTTTCAAATTGGTGCTCATGCcgtgtcacagggcagtgtaacattggaagtgctatctgccctcttctgcatacataagctcacaggcacctgtgattggctagtgtcactgtgactgacaggcaagagagagtatgccatccctcccacccagagagcacgccTAATTTTGCTCTCCTCGTTCCTGGCCACGGATAGCTGTAgcaggattcaaacttgcaTCTCCTTATGATAGGGCGACCGCTTTAACCTGTGAACAATTGTGTTACCAGTTTTAATCAGGTAAACTTGCCATATACGTCACATTGTAGGtgtacagttactgactgtTGCCCCCTTCTAACCTGTTCATCATGACAAGAGGCCATGAATAACAAGCTATTATTTACATGGATCATTCTCAGCATAGCATTTTTCATTGACACggtagtgtgtgtgctgttagtCCAAGTGTATAAAGCACCGCCGAGTTTTTAAATAACTTAATATCACTTCTGGGTTGAGTAACAGTCCACCATCAATAAATATCCAGCTAACAGTGGCCCAATGgtcagaaactgacactgaAGAAGTGTGCAAAGATGTTTTCTCTTGTCCTTATGGAATCTTTAAGAACCTTCTGTAGACAGCCTTATAGGGAACTATATTTTTGAAGCATTTTGCcagtttgatttaaaatgtaacatGAGAATATAAGTTGGCTCACTCATTCCAGTTGAAGAGTAGCCCATAATTTCCAATTAAACTCTAcatggtgtcccaaaagtctccatacctaggggaaattaacactttttggcaaaatgtcttccaaaatttttcatacttagtttatattgtatttttttttccagatagcctttaagaatgcctttgacaaaagaagaaggtattgaaatcattctcatggctggatctcatgggaagctgtcacaaggttgcaatggactttaacaagaaacatggcaagcacatcacacacgacattgttgccaaactgggagccaaagttGCGAGAGACAACTCCATgcgtgtgtttacaaagaaacggcaatcatgtagaggatgttttgtaaataaagttacattttgcttaaaagtgttaatttcccgttatgcatggagacttttgggacacactgTATATTCTTTTCCTCACATGAGGCCAAAGTGAAAACCGAAACGTTCTTATCAAGTCGAAGCTCCACCCGTTTATTTGAACAAACAGCAGAATGGTATCTAAAGTTTGCTCTGGAGGAAAGCTCTTAAAGCAATTCTGATGAAGCTTAAAATCACGCATAAGTGTACACAGCGCTTAAAAATCTGACAACTCCGCTGTACTTGTTCTGCTGTACACTCGTACCAGTTCCACATACACTACCATGTGGGTCTCATTGTTGTGCTGAGAATCGTCGTCCACCACTCAAACAATAACCAGTCAGTGACTGGCCCATTGCACTGATGGATGGAGTAGAGGAGGGCTGAAAAACTGTGCATAGAGACACATGAACCACAGTCAATATCTGTACACCTACAAACTGACCTATACGGTAGGTGCAGGTGCACATTATAAGGTGATCATTGAATATATAAACCAATTCAAGTCATATTACATGGAGACAGAATACACAGAGACAAATGATATAATCTACTGAAGAACTTGAATGAGACAATGTGTGAGATTTCAGCTGCTGAATGAATTTGTAGACATGAACAGAGGTTCATTCAGCTCGAAAGTTAGCCTGGGATCATGTGAGGGAAAACCTCAGCAATAATTATTCTCTTGCATGagaaagcatttattttaaaatggtcATATCAGAGACAAATTTCAGTCATCTTAAAGATTTAGCATTGCAGAAAGGAGTTAAAAGTCATAACTGATAACACAAGGAGGAAGAAACAAACACCATATTGAAAAAATGGTTTCTTTCTCGACGATATCTGTGTTTACCGAAAACAAactggacaaacaaacaaacaaacaggtttGTTTTATTCACTTTCATGACAGACAACACTGAGGAGACGTTATCTAGGAAAGCTAGTGTAGCTAACTATATGTTTACTGACTAGCTACTAAAATTCACGCTAAGCTAAAACAAAATAGCGATATGACACCTTTATCCTAATGTTTAAGGAGTAAAGAAGGAATATAAATTATATCTAAATTAACAGCTGACTACAAGCTAGCTTGAAATCCGAATATGCTTTGACCAAGCTTCCTGGATTGGTTAGCATCCATGCTAGCTACAAAGCAAACTGTCTGAACAACTTTTATACAACTTGTCATGCTCTCGAAACTGCACAGCGAGCACATATTCACAATAATACAAAGAAATTAGACAGATATTTTTCAAGAAAGGATTTCGTTACCTTTATAGTTTAGCGACGTTTATCGAAGAGCTGTGTATGCGGCGCCATTCCTCCGGTCTTGTAGGGATTTTTGCGCGTCATGGCGCCCCGGGCTTCTTCCCTCATGTTCATATGACCAGACAGACACCCAGAGCAGGGCACCTCTGAAGGCACACTTCTTCTTTACTGGGGGACTTCTAACCTACTTAATCtgttaaaatactgtaaaaatcGGTTACACAGCTTAAAACAGCCAGTCAGGTGCCGAGTGTGTGAGGCAACAAGtctttatcagttttttttttcagatggtCAGCAAACATACAGCGCCTTATCATTAATCAAGTCTCATTGACGTGCAATGGCGACACTGCTAACGCAAAGAAAAAGCCTTGCCTCATCATTTCCACACTGTTTCACTTAATGGTGAGGTGAATATCAACTGTAAGATGAAATGTTAACCTCGCattgtttttaaatacaagTAATCACATTTAGGGGAGCAAAGTAACTTTAGTTAGAGCTGAGAGTCGACTCCAAAGAGTCGATTCTCTAAACTGTGGCATTGGGAATTATGAGTCGATTCTCTAAACTGTGGCATTGGGAATTATGAGTCgattcaccaaactgttgcactGGGATTATGAGTTGACTCCAAAGAGTCGATtttccaaactgttgcattGGGAATTATGAGTCGATTCCAAAGAGTCGATTCTCTAAACTGTGTCATTGGGAATTATGAGTCGGTTCTCTAAACTGTGGCATTGGGAATTATGAGTCGATTCTCTAAACTGTGGCATTGGGAATTATGAGTCAATTCTCTAAACTGTGGCATTGGGAATTATGAGTCGATTCTCCAAACTGTAGCATTGGGAATTATGAGTCGATTCTCTAAACTGTGGCATTGGGAATTATGAGTCGATTCTCCAAACTGTAGCATTGGGAATTATGAGTTGACTCCAAAGCTGTCAGTATTTTACTTtggaaaacaaaatgcaaaatgtgaaATCAACGACAAAAGTCCTCTAATAAAACAATGTcactaaactaaacaaaaaatctTAACTGAGGCTAAGATAATTTATCTAGCTTTAACTGTCCAATTTACCTGACCTAAAATGGCATCATGAATGTGTAATAGTGTCAAAATCCCTATTCTTGCATACTGTTAGTCGTAAGACTGTGTTTTAAACTTATTTAGTACATTTCCTGTcctctattttaattttttggtGTCAAGAAATTTGTAATGAATCGACTCAGCGTCATCGAACACCATGAGAAcaccatggaaaaaaaaaaatcttccccCTCAAAATTAGAGGTTATAGAAAATATGCCACACTATTTAGCATATTTTCATCCCACCCAAACTGTAGGACAAAATATTAAAGCTTAACACAGGCctaaataaagtgcaaatagTGCCACTTTATTACTATAAGTATACCATAATTTTATATTCACTACAATCACAAGTTTTGCCCTcttaataaaatgctttatcTCTCCACAATCAGTACAACAAATGATTTGGGTCACAGTGCTCACAAACGACACTCATCATATCAGATAAATGGAAAGCTACAAGCCTGCAGTGTACAATGGCTGTGCATTGAAGCATGAAGCTCCCTGCAGCAAAGAATCATGGGAAAACTGCCCCCAGACTGCAGATTACCGAGTCACATGCTCGCTGCACATGTGGCACACTTCGTGTCACATGTCTGCAGGAAGGCGATGGAGTTTAGGCCTGATCATTCCTCCATGAGCCCTGGTCCACTCTTGTGCTGATCTGAGTGTCTCCTAATGAGAAAGATCTGTAGAAGAATACAGCACTACATATCACAGGCACAGAATctgttaatattcacatcacatGGAATTACTTTCAGACAGTAAATGTCTctgtttttgtgaaatatgCACACATTTCAGTTATGTTCAATCTGTGCATATTGAACTTTGTTGAACATACTGTCAAACCCAGCGTGTGGATTCTCCCGTTTCATTTAAACTTCCTattcattttcaacatttttttgttacaaTATGTAAAGGTAAGCAATTGCCAAGTTATATTCCTCATCAGTGGATCTTACTCGGCCAGAATAACTGATTATAATAAGCACTAAAAACCGACAGTGACATTCTAAGCAGCTGTTCACAGCTGTTCAACAGGAAATCTGTGTTTCAGGAGTAGTAACTATAGCAATGCAGGAAGCATTCTCATTTTATTATGCATGGATGGATGTTATACATAATTAACATTGCAATTAAAAGAGTGGCCTTCCTGtttaaactaaatattttattgcactTGAGATGTAAAGGGCAAAAAAATCTATCTGCTATAATTTGCATTAgtgattttctttcattcattcatcttcagtaacagctttattctGGTTGACAATTTAAAATTCACAGCTTGAAAGACATAAAGTCCAGCCATATTTTAAATCTTGGCTTTATCATAATTGTTAGTGGTTAACAGAAGTGTTTGTAAAAGAATATAATATTTAACGTgttcatataaatattatatcacaAAAAGTATAGAACATTAACTTTATGCTACAACAGCTTATTTAGTAATGAAATAATAGCCCATTAACTGGCCAAGTAGAAATTCATACAAgcataaatatgataaattaATATGACCTAATCAGGGTCATAACTGAGTCAGGGTGGCAGTAGATCCGGAGCCTGTCCTTGGAA
This Pangasianodon hypophthalmus isolate fPanHyp1 chromosome 26, fPanHyp1.pri, whole genome shotgun sequence DNA region includes the following protein-coding sequences:
- the rab9a gene encoding ras-related protein Rab-9A; protein product: MAAKSSLLKVILLGDGGVGKSSLMNRYVSDKFDAHLFHTIGVEFLNKELEVDGRRVTLQIWDTAGQERFRSLRTPFYRGSDCCLLTFGVDDAQSFLNLSHWRKEFAYYADVKEPDSFPFIILGNKVDVAERQVSIEEAQRWCYENGGHPYFETSAKDATNVAEAFEEAARRVLALEDRQTHIMPSDVVDLRRKPRSGSRCCL